A part of Hymenobacter swuensis DY53 genomic DNA contains:
- a CDS encoding LLM class flavin-dependent oxidoreductase: MPTPVNESNRPEKPPVAYSILDLAIVSQGDTVKQTLNNSLTLAQAAEAAHYTRYWLAEHHNSDNIGSNAPPLLIGYVAENTTTIRVGSGGIMLPNHSPLLVAEQFGTLAQLYPGRIDLGVGRAAGTDSPTAKAIRSDFMQAAQAFPQEIGKIQTYFSPANKQAAVRAPIAEGTEVPLYILGSSTDSAHLAAKLGLPYAFASHFASTYLHQALQIYRDEFQPSAALSQPYTIVALNAYVADTDEEAQRQFTSVIRMFVGMLTGQTREPLQPSTDMTEELQDLWQHPAVYQMLKYSFVGSKQNVKQQLQGFLAETQADELITASSMYALEDRLKSTRLFGEIMQELNENR, from the coding sequence ATGCCTACCCCAGTGAACGAGTCCAACCGCCCGGAAAAGCCACCAGTCGCTTATTCCATTCTAGACCTGGCCATCGTCTCGCAAGGCGATACGGTGAAGCAGACCCTCAACAATTCATTGACGCTGGCTCAGGCCGCCGAAGCCGCCCACTACACCCGCTATTGGCTGGCCGAACACCATAACTCCGATAACATCGGCAGCAACGCGCCCCCTTTGCTCATCGGGTACGTGGCGGAAAATACGACGACCATCCGGGTGGGCTCCGGCGGCATCATGCTGCCCAATCACTCGCCTCTGCTTGTGGCCGAGCAGTTTGGCACCTTGGCGCAGCTCTATCCGGGCCGCATCGATTTGGGGGTGGGCCGGGCGGCGGGCACCGACTCGCCGACCGCGAAGGCCATCCGGTCGGATTTCATGCAGGCAGCCCAGGCCTTTCCGCAGGAAATCGGGAAAATTCAGACCTACTTCTCCCCGGCCAACAAGCAGGCTGCCGTGCGGGCCCCGATTGCCGAGGGCACCGAGGTGCCCTTGTACATCTTAGGTTCCAGCACCGATAGCGCCCACCTGGCGGCCAAGCTGGGCCTGCCCTATGCGTTTGCCAGCCACTTTGCCTCCACCTACTTACACCAGGCGCTGCAAATTTACCGTGACGAGTTTCAGCCTTCGGCGGCGCTGAGCCAGCCGTATACCATCGTGGCCCTCAACGCCTACGTGGCCGATACCGACGAAGAAGCCCAGCGGCAGTTTACGAGCGTCATCCGCATGTTTGTCGGGATGTTGACAGGGCAAACGAGAGAGCCCCTGCAGCCATCCACGGACATGACTGAAGAGCTGCAAGACCTGTGGCAGCACCCAGCCGTCTACCAGATGCTCAAGTATTCGTTTGTCGGCAGCAAGCAAAACGTCAAGCAACAGCTACAAGGTTTTCTGGCCGAAACGCAGGCCGATGAGCTCATCACCGCTTCCAGCATGTACGCCCTGGAAGACCGGCTCAAATCTACCCGGTTGTTTGGGGAAATTATGCAGGAGCTTAACGAAAACAGGTAA